A window of the Gemmatimonadaceae bacterium genome harbors these coding sequences:
- the ccoG gene encoding cytochrome c oxidase accessory protein CcoG codes for MIVGYTLIAFFVSLPHLRWNGHPVILLNVPRREFTLLGNTFLPTDTLLLMLLLGSAVISVFLFSALFGRVWCGWGCPQTVYMEFVFRPIERLLEGGRSGSLLLDKSKGMMAPRRILKYLIYFPISLLLAHTFLAYFVGTDKLAEWVRLSPFEHPTPFLVMAVTTLLIFLDFGWFREQTCLIACPYGRWQSALIDRRSMIVAYDYQRGEPRRSATVRGDAAGDCVSCNACVFTCPTGIDIRNGLQMECVHCTQCIDACDHVMVALKKPKGLIRYASQEGLAGNPGTLLRPRVVIYSIALVVVLSALTVSLLTRASAEITLLRSASEPYRVEENGRVANQVRVKIVNRTIDSHRYTVKVTGVDGGGVIAPEFPLTVAAGAQRTTSMFIVAPFSTFTMGRHKITLQVTDSAGFTKDIPFTLLGPTHQDGADRDEAEPGRERKP; via the coding sequence ATGATCGTCGGCTACACCCTGATCGCATTCTTCGTCTCCCTGCCGCACCTGCGCTGGAACGGCCACCCGGTCATCCTGCTCAACGTCCCGCGGCGCGAGTTCACGTTGCTGGGCAACACCTTCCTGCCCACCGACACCCTGCTGCTCATGCTGCTCCTCGGCAGCGCGGTGATCTCGGTGTTCCTGTTCTCGGCACTCTTCGGCCGCGTCTGGTGCGGCTGGGGGTGTCCGCAGACGGTGTACATGGAATTCGTCTTCCGCCCGATCGAGCGCCTGCTCGAGGGGGGGCGCAGCGGATCGCTGCTGCTCGACAAGTCGAAGGGGATGATGGCCCCACGCCGCATCCTCAAGTACCTGATCTACTTCCCGATCTCGCTGCTGCTCGCCCACACGTTCCTGGCCTACTTCGTGGGCACGGACAAGCTGGCCGAGTGGGTGCGGCTGTCGCCGTTCGAGCACCCGACGCCGTTCCTGGTGATGGCCGTCACCACGCTGCTGATCTTCCTCGACTTCGGCTGGTTCCGCGAGCAGACCTGCCTGATCGCCTGTCCCTACGGACGCTGGCAATCGGCGCTGATCGACCGCCGATCGATGATCGTGGCCTACGACTACCAGCGCGGCGAGCCGCGACGGTCGGCCACCGTGAGGGGGGATGCCGCCGGCGACTGTGTCAGCTGCAACGCCTGCGTCTTCACCTGCCCCACCGGCATCGACATCCGCAACGGCCTCCAGATGGAGTGCGTGCACTGCACCCAGTGCATCGACGCCTGCGACCACGTGATGGTCGCACTGAAGAAGCCGAAGGGCCTGATCCGCTACGCCTCCCAGGAGGGGCTGGCCGGCAACCCCGGCACCCTGCTGCGTCCCCGGGTGGTGATCTACTCCATCGCGCTGGTCGTGGTCCTCAGCGCGCTGACGGTCTCGCTTCTCACCCGCGCGTCGGCCGAGATCACGCTGCTGCGCTCGGCCTCGGAACCGTACCGCGTGGAGGAGAATGGCCGCGTGGCGAACCAGGTCCGGGTCAAGATCGTCAACCGCACCATCGACTCGCACCGCTACACGGTGAAAGTCACGGGCGTGGACGGCGGCGGCGTGATTGCCCCGGAGTTTCCGCTGACCGTGGCCGCCGGTGCCCAGCGCACCACCAGCATGTTCATCGTGGCCCCGTTCAGCACCTTCACCATGGGCCGCCACAAGATCACGCTGCAGGTCACCGACAGCGCCGGCTTCACGAAGGACATCCCGTTCACCCTGCTCGGCCCGACCCACCAGGACGGTGCGGATCGCGACGAGGCGGAACCCGGTCGAGAGAGGAAGCCATGA
- a CDS encoding FixH family protein, with the protein MRFGLTASNRWPVAIVTVLLAQVAFGVWMSRIARADPHFAVEPDYYSRAVNWDATMAQSRLDRALGWQATASLVRTAGTAATLQVSLRDSTGAPVRADSVSAAVLAVAHAGDVSQLTLAPAGDTYTVPVAVAARGLWEVQLRAVRGTDVFTAKLRPELQ; encoded by the coding sequence ATGAGGTTCGGACTCACTGCATCCAACCGCTGGCCGGTGGCCATCGTCACCGTCCTGCTGGCCCAGGTGGCCTTCGGTGTCTGGATGTCCCGCATCGCACGGGCAGACCCTCACTTCGCCGTGGAGCCTGACTACTACTCCAGGGCCGTGAACTGGGATGCCACGATGGCGCAGTCACGTCTGGACCGCGCGCTGGGCTGGCAGGCGACCGCCAGCCTGGTGCGCACCGCAGGCACGGCGGCAACGCTGCAGGTCTCGCTCCGTGATTCCACCGGCGCTCCGGTCCGCGCCGACTCGGTCAGCGCTGCCGTGCTGGCGGTCGCCCATGCCGGTGACGTGAGCCAGCTCACCCTGGCACCGGCCGGTGACACGTACACGGTGCCGGTGGCCGTGGCGGCGCGTGGCCTCTGGGAAGTGCAGCTCCGCGCCGTGCGGGGCACGGACGTGTTCACGGCCAAGCTGCGGCCGGAACTGCAGTGA
- a CDS encoding CcoQ/FixQ family Cbb3-type cytochrome c oxidase assembly chaperone has protein sequence MSLTDLMSGAGLSHYAIVALILFFGAFIALAAWTWWPSHKGWWSDAANIPLDDATTPSSTTAPAEAL, from the coding sequence ATGAGCCTCACCGACCTGATGAGCGGCGCGGGTCTGTCCCACTACGCCATCGTTGCACTGATCCTCTTCTTCGGCGCCTTCATCGCCCTCGCGGCCTGGACCTGGTGGCCCAGCCACAAGGGGTGGTGGAGCGACGCGGCGAACATCCCGCTCGATGACGCCACCACCCCCTCCTCCACCACCGCCCCTGCGGAGGCGCTGTGA
- a CDS encoding response regulator transcription factor, translated as MDNDVITVLLADDHAVVRYGLKAVLQTAPDITVIGEARNGREAVDAAMRLKPDVVVMDLSMDGMDGAAATRELQKLESSSRILILTMHAEDEHLVRLLEAGASGYLVKNAADRELVDAVRMVARGDQYLRLGAVRALAKELKKREHRAAEQTQYDSLSDRERSILRLIAAGYTGPDIGAQLNISAKTVDTYKQRIQEKIGLAHRPDYVRFAVRLGLLDEEVRL; from the coding sequence ATGGACAACGACGTGATAACTGTGCTGCTGGCGGACGACCACGCCGTCGTGCGCTACGGGCTGAAGGCGGTACTGCAGACGGCGCCCGACATCACGGTGATCGGGGAGGCACGGAACGGGCGCGAGGCGGTGGACGCCGCGATGCGGCTGAAGCCGGACGTGGTCGTGATGGACCTGAGCATGGACGGGATGGATGGCGCGGCGGCGACGCGGGAGCTGCAGAAGCTCGAGTCGTCCTCCCGGATCCTGATCCTGACCATGCACGCCGAGGACGAGCATCTGGTGCGGCTGCTGGAGGCGGGTGCGAGCGGGTACCTCGTGAAGAACGCGGCCGACCGTGAGCTGGTGGACGCCGTGCGGATGGTGGCCCGGGGGGACCAGTACCTCCGGCTGGGCGCGGTGCGGGCGCTGGCGAAGGAGCTGAAGAAGCGCGAGCACCGGGCGGCGGAGCAGACCCAGTACGACTCGCTGTCGGACCGGGAGCGGTCGATCCTCCGGCTGATCGCGGCGGGGTACACCGGCCCGGACATCGGGGCGCAGCTCAACATCAGTGCCAAGACGGTGGACACCTACAAGCAGCGGATCCAGGAAAAGATCGGCCTGGCGCACCGTCCGGACTACGTGCGCTTCGCCGTACGGTTGGGCCTGCTGGACGAGGAAGTGCGGCTGTAG
- a CDS encoding sulfite exporter TauE/SafE family protein → MTLLAGVLVASLLGSLHCGAMCSAFACLANGAARRGPWYHGGRLVAYVTLGAIAGVVGMGLDEAGMIANVQRSAALVTSAALVLWGLWQVRAALRARSFAGATRWGGTLGRLVERTASWDPRARATAIGLVTGLLPCGWLWAFITAAMGTGTPLRAAGVMAVFWVGTVPMLVAVTAGARRFGPAARIRWPLASASLVVMLGLGELASHLLMPPMSATAALSGQSHASHGAH, encoded by the coding sequence GTGACCCTGCTGGCCGGCGTGCTGGTGGCGAGCCTGCTGGGCTCCCTGCACTGCGGCGCGATGTGCAGTGCGTTCGCCTGCCTGGCGAACGGCGCGGCACGCCGCGGCCCATGGTACCACGGCGGCCGGCTGGTGGCGTACGTCACGCTGGGCGCGATCGCCGGCGTGGTCGGGATGGGGCTGGACGAGGCAGGCATGATCGCGAACGTCCAGCGCAGCGCCGCGCTCGTCACGAGCGCGGCGCTGGTACTTTGGGGTCTCTGGCAGGTGCGGGCCGCGTTGCGGGCTCGGTCATTCGCCGGCGCCACGCGCTGGGGTGGCACGCTGGGCCGACTCGTGGAACGGACCGCGTCCTGGGACCCGCGTGCGCGCGCCACGGCGATCGGGCTCGTGACAGGGCTCCTGCCCTGCGGCTGGTTGTGGGCCTTCATCACCGCGGCGATGGGCACCGGGACACCGCTGCGAGCGGCCGGTGTCATGGCGGTCTTCTGGGTCGGCACGGTGCCGATGCTGGTGGCCGTCACCGCCGGCGCGCGGCGCTTCGGCCCGGCGGCACGCATCCGCTGGCCGCTGGCCAGCGCCTCGCTGGTGGTCATGCTGGGGCTGGGCGAACTTGCCTCGCACCTCCTGATGCCGCCGATGTCCGCCACGGCGGCGCTCTCGGGCCAGTCGCACGCCAGCCACGGAGCGCACTGA
- the ccoN gene encoding cytochrome-c oxidase, cbb3-type subunit I: MTAAAAAAHQGAPGQLDAFSYDDDIVRKFMVACVVWGAIGMLVGVLIAAQLASPMFNLGLPFTSFGRLRPLHTNAVIFAFAGNAFFCGAYYSTQRLVKARMFSDGLSKFHFWGWQAIILAAALTLPFGFTQAKEYAELEWPIDIAIAVVWVAFAVNFVGTLIKRRERHLYVAIWFYLASIVTVAILHIFNNLSLPAGPLKSYSMYAGVQDAFMQWWYGHNAVAFFLTTPFLGLMYYFMPKAAEGPVFSYRLSILHFWSLVFMYIWAGPHHLHYTALPEWASSLGMVFSVMLWAPSWGGMINGLLTLRGGWNKVVNDPILKFFVIGITAYGMSTFEGPMLSVKSINALAHYSDWIIAHVHTGALGWNGFITFGMIYWLLPRLFQAPLYSKRLAELHFWIGTFGIILYVVSIYSAGVTQGLMWRAFDETGRLMYPDFIETVVRLLPMYWVRVVGGTLYLVGVFMLGWNMFMTWKARPAKYEVPVIHAAPLAKRWVEPQVASPWGEGLIGRIRAMRYHRKWEAMPVTFTVLTTLAVAIASLFEIIPTFLIKSNVPTIASVKPYTPLELYGRDVYIREGCFNCHSQMVRPLRYETERFGEYSKPGESVYDHPFLWGSKRNGPDLAREGGKYPNLWHVTHFNNPRDITTGSLMPAYPHFLSTEIPWAVIQPRVRTMAMLGVPYGDAVNNAEAMAKAQAEQIAADVEKNGGPANLKDREIVAIVAYMQRLGQDIKLANAPVAAVPTPAVTAAQVARSAP, encoded by the coding sequence ATGACCGCTGCTGCCGCCGCTGCGCACCAAGGCGCGCCAGGCCAGCTCGATGCGTTCTCATATGATGACGACATCGTCCGGAAGTTCATGGTCGCCTGCGTCGTCTGGGGCGCCATCGGCATGCTGGTCGGCGTTCTGATCGCCGCCCAGCTTGCCAGTCCGATGTTCAATCTCGGGCTTCCTTTCACCAGCTTCGGGCGCCTGCGACCGTTGCACACGAACGCGGTGATCTTCGCGTTCGCCGGCAACGCCTTCTTCTGCGGGGCGTACTACTCCACGCAGCGGCTCGTGAAGGCGCGGATGTTCAGCGATGGACTGAGCAAGTTCCACTTCTGGGGCTGGCAGGCCATCATCCTGGCGGCGGCGCTCACCCTGCCCTTCGGCTTCACGCAGGCCAAGGAATACGCCGAGCTCGAATGGCCGATCGACATCGCGATCGCGGTGGTCTGGGTCGCCTTCGCCGTGAACTTCGTCGGCACGCTGATCAAGCGCCGGGAACGGCACCTCTACGTGGCGATCTGGTTCTACCTCGCCTCGATCGTGACGGTGGCGATCCTGCACATCTTCAACAACCTGTCGCTGCCCGCCGGTCCGCTGAAGAGCTACAGCATGTATGCCGGCGTCCAGGACGCCTTCATGCAGTGGTGGTACGGCCACAACGCCGTCGCATTCTTCCTGACGACGCCGTTCCTCGGCCTGATGTACTACTTCATGCCGAAGGCCGCCGAGGGCCCGGTGTTCAGCTACCGGCTCTCGATCCTGCACTTCTGGTCGCTGGTCTTCATGTACATCTGGGCCGGCCCGCACCACCTGCACTACACCGCGCTGCCCGAGTGGGCGTCTTCGCTCGGCATGGTGTTCTCGGTGATGCTCTGGGCCCCGAGCTGGGGTGGCATGATCAACGGCCTCCTGACGCTGCGCGGCGGCTGGAACAAGGTGGTGAACGACCCGATCCTCAAGTTCTTCGTGATCGGCATCACCGCCTACGGCATGTCCACGTTCGAGGGCCCGATGCTCAGCGTGAAGAGCATCAACGCGCTGGCCCACTACAGCGACTGGATCATCGCCCACGTGCACACGGGCGCCCTCGGCTGGAACGGCTTCATCACGTTCGGCATGATCTATTGGCTGCTGCCGCGCCTCTTCCAGGCCCCGCTCTACAGCAAGCGCCTGGCGGAGCTGCACTTCTGGATCGGCACCTTCGGCATCATCCTCTACGTCGTCAGCATCTACTCGGCCGGCGTGACGCAGGGCCTGATGTGGCGTGCCTTCGACGAGACCGGCCGCCTGATGTACCCCGACTTCATCGAGACCGTCGTGCGCCTGCTCCCGATGTACTGGGTGCGCGTGGTCGGTGGCACGCTGTACCTGGTGGGCGTGTTCATGCTCGGCTGGAACATGTTCATGACGTGGAAGGCCCGTCCCGCGAAGTACGAGGTGCCGGTGATCCATGCCGCACCGCTGGCGAAGCGCTGGGTGGAACCGCAGGTGGCCTCGCCGTGGGGCGAAGGCCTCATCGGCCGGATCCGCGCCATGCGCTACCACCGGAAGTGGGAGGCGATGCCGGTCACCTTCACGGTGCTCACCACGCTCGCCGTCGCCATCGCCTCGCTGTTCGAGATCATCCCCACGTTCCTCATCAAGTCGAACGTGCCGACGATCGCCAGCGTCAAGCCGTACACCCCGCTCGAGCTCTACGGCCGCGACGTCTACATCCGCGAGGGCTGCTTCAACTGCCACTCGCAGATGGTCCGCCCGTTGCGCTACGAGACGGAGCGGTTCGGCGAGTACTCGAAGCCGGGCGAGAGCGTCTACGACCACCCGTTCCTGTGGGGCTCGAAGCGCAACGGCCCCGACCTGGCACGTGAGGGCGGCAAGTACCCGAACCTCTGGCACGTGACGCACTTCAACAACCCGCGCGACATCACCACCGGGTCGCTGATGCCGGCGTACCCGCACTTCCTCTCCACCGAGATCCCGTGGGCGGTCATCCAGCCGCGCGTGCGGACGATGGCGATGCTCGGCGTGCCCTATGGGGACGCGGTGAACAACGCCGAGGCGATGGCGAAGGCCCAGGCCGAGCAGATCGCGGCGGACGTCGAGAAGAACGGGGGCCCCGCGAACCTGAAGGATCGTGAGATCGTCGCGATCGTCGCCTACATGCAGCGGCTCGGCCAGGACATCAAGCTGGCGAATGCCCCGGTCGCGGCCGTGCCGACGCCGGCCGTCACCGCCGCCCAGGTGGCCAGGAGCGCGCCATGA
- a CDS encoding c-type cytochrome, protein MTNPSDRDRLIDHSYDGIQEYDNPMPAWWVTVFWATIVFSIAYYLVPGLGLGQGRMHEYDTDMAAFRAAHPVNTGGSDPAQLLAVAAKPDEVAEGKKIFIAKCAACHAADGGGVIGPNLTDDAWIHGGTIDSIYATVNNGVLAKGMPNWGKLLKPDEMSEVVAYVWTLHGTTPAKPKAAEGVLVTR, encoded by the coding sequence GTGACGAACCCCAGTGATCGCGACCGCCTGATCGACCACTCCTACGACGGCATCCAGGAGTACGACAACCCCATGCCGGCCTGGTGGGTCACCGTCTTCTGGGCGACGATCGTCTTCTCCATCGCCTACTACCTGGTGCCGGGCCTCGGCCTCGGCCAGGGGCGCATGCACGAGTACGACACCGACATGGCGGCCTTCCGGGCCGCGCACCCGGTGAACACCGGCGGCTCGGACCCGGCGCAGCTGCTCGCCGTCGCGGCCAAGCCGGACGAGGTGGCGGAAGGCAAGAAGATCTTCATCGCCAAGTGTGCCGCCTGCCACGCCGCCGATGGCGGTGGCGTGATCGGCCCGAACCTGACCGACGATGCCTGGATCCACGGCGGCACGATCGACTCGATCTACGCCACCGTGAACAACGGCGTGCTCGCGAAGGGCATGCCGAACTGGGGGAAGCTCCTGAAGCCTGACGAGATGTCGGAAGTCGTGGCGTACGTCTGGACGCTGCACGGCACGACACCAGCCAAGCCCAAGGCAGCGGAAGGAGTGTTGGTGACCCGGTGA